One Pseudomonas muyukensis DNA segment encodes these proteins:
- a CDS encoding HD domain-containing protein → MNHQLLANRLAFLREAERLKDVLRSAHTATGRTESTAEHSWRLCLMALVFADQMPGLDLLKVVQLCVIHDLGEALHGDIPAVAQHPGQDKDQQEFADLRQLCAVLDEPLRTGILDLWQEYTAARSAEALAVKALDKLETLLQHTQGANPPDFDYAFNLDYGRRYTDAAPLFQALREQIDEQTRKRMTAPQPPANQ, encoded by the coding sequence ATGAATCACCAACTGCTGGCCAACCGCCTGGCCTTTCTGCGCGAGGCCGAACGTCTCAAGGACGTGCTACGCAGCGCCCACACCGCCACCGGCCGCACCGAGAGCACCGCCGAGCACAGCTGGCGGCTGTGCCTGATGGCCCTGGTGTTCGCCGACCAGATGCCTGGCCTGGACCTGTTGAAGGTCGTGCAGCTGTGTGTCATCCACGACCTGGGCGAGGCCTTGCACGGCGACATTCCCGCCGTCGCCCAGCACCCCGGCCAGGACAAGGACCAGCAGGAGTTCGCCGACCTGCGGCAACTGTGCGCGGTGCTCGACGAGCCGCTGCGCACTGGCATCCTCGACCTGTGGCAGGAGTACACCGCCGCACGCAGTGCCGAGGCCCTTGCGGTGAAGGCGCTGGACAAGCTGGAAACCCTGTTGCAGCACACCCAAGGCGCCAACCCGCCGGACTTCGACTACGCCTTCAACCTCGACTACGGCCGCCGCTATACTGACGCCGCGCCGCTGTTCCAAGCCCTGCGCGAGCAGATCGACGAGCAGACGCGCAAGCGCATGACGGCGCCCCAGCCACCCGCCAATCAGTGA